In the genome of Gloeotrichia echinulata CP02, one region contains:
- a CDS encoding cupin domain-containing protein — protein MATLLLDDGTIESDLGEIDRELAPLGIYLKHYDPGTSLLFPDLLQQDVVTDSEKSYILELHNGVFEFLHQENAYLWCDLLNVHPGSPHIQTLIATYSRYHIHTAAEPLYVLAGEMIFGFVRPDGSQIQLLVQKQDYLLIPAGVEHWCSLTASLHFKGVRYFTTAEGWLPTYTGTELIDSLNT, from the coding sequence ATGGCTACACTACTACTTGACGACGGCACAATTGAGAGTGATTTAGGTGAGATAGATCGTGAACTTGCTCCCCTGGGGATTTACCTAAAACACTACGATCCAGGAACCTCGCTGCTATTCCCCGACTTACTACAGCAAGACGTTGTGACTGACTCAGAGAAAAGCTATATTTTAGAACTCCATAACGGCGTCTTTGAATTTCTCCACCAAGAAAATGCCTATCTCTGGTGTGACTTGCTAAATGTACACCCAGGTTCGCCCCATATCCAGACGCTGATTGCCACCTATAGCCGTTATCATATTCATACTGCTGCTGAACCGCTCTACGTCTTGGCTGGAGAGATGATTTTTGGCTTCGTGCGACCAGACGGTAGTCAGATACAGCTGTTAGTTCAGAAACAAGACTATCTTCTGATTCCCGCCGGTGTCGAGCATTGGTGTAGCCTTACGGCATCATTGCATTTTAAAGGGGTACGCTATTTTACCACAGCAGAGGGTTGGCTGCCAACTTACACAGGAACTGAGTTAATTGATTCTCTAAATACCTGA
- a CDS encoding response regulator, which yields MATILVVEDTPSQLELINGFLRESGHTVLKAYDAKDGLNQAVTHQPDAIITDVVMPGLSGFEFCRLLKRNPATAKVPIIICSSKNNDIDRIWGMKQGADVYLTKPFTKQELLRALQSIVSN from the coding sequence ATGGCGACAATTTTGGTTGTGGAAGATACTCCGTCTCAGTTGGAATTAATCAATGGTTTTTTGCGAGAAAGTGGTCATACCGTACTTAAGGCTTATGATGCCAAGGATGGTCTAAATCAAGCAGTCACTCACCAACCTGATGCCATTATTACTGATGTGGTTATGCCTGGACTAAGCGGCTTTGAATTTTGTCGCTTACTGAAAAGAAATCCAGCCACGGCGAAAGTACCAATTATTATTTGTAGTTCAAAAAATAATGATATTGACCGGATCTGGGGGATGAAACAAGGGGCGGATGTTTATTTAACTAAGCCTTTCACTAAGCAAGAATTACTCCGTGCTTTGCAATCTATTGTCAGCAATTAA